A region of Shewanella khirikhana DNA encodes the following proteins:
- a CDS encoding DUF2188 domain-containing protein, protein MSDNDYNVYQDTDGTWKGKRQDATRASVTGTTQKEVFERTRELAQKAQSEVSIHRGDNGQIRAKHSYGNDPKNTKG, encoded by the coding sequence ATGTCAGACAACGACTACAACGTATACCAAGACACCGACGGAACATGGAAGGGTAAGCGGCAAGACGCTACAAGGGCTAGCGTGACAGGTACAACTCAAAAAGAAGTTTTTGAAAGGACTAGAGAACTCGCGCAAAAAGCTCAATCCGAAGTTTCAATTCATCGTGGTGATAATGGCCAGATCCGTGCCAAACACAGCTACGGCAATGATCCGAAGAATACCAAAGGATAA
- a CDS encoding tyrosine-type recombinase/integrase has protein sequence MKYKPNPKPVSRQAASLRPGQFKHVLRVASVSGRQSVRDVMLLWLTHTTGIRVTELALIQIRDIMHPSGALRDEVYLRGAITKHGTPRVVYLTHPKAVAAVIAWLDYRISRGWQLGESGLFRGFVPSEKLVLTHKGRSFELARKRRVIESGPVEYLCCDALQQTISRIYRRAGIKGGSSHSGRRTLASRVLAQTGRIEDVQQVLGHIDVDHSWPYLDVDPKTIRRAFELAL, from the coding sequence ATGAAATACAAACCCAATCCCAAGCCAGTCAGCCGCCAAGCGGCATCCCTTCGCCCTGGGCAGTTCAAACACGTTTTGCGCGTAGCCTCCGTTTCTGGCCGTCAATCGGTTCGTGATGTGATGCTGCTGTGGCTCACCCACACAACAGGCATCCGTGTAACTGAGCTCGCACTGATACAGATCCGCGACATCATGCACCCCTCGGGAGCATTGCGGGATGAGGTCTATTTGCGCGGTGCTATCACTAAGCACGGCACCCCGAGGGTCGTCTATCTGACGCATCCGAAAGCTGTGGCCGCTGTTATTGCCTGGTTGGATTACCGTATAAGCCGAGGCTGGCAACTGGGAGAGTCGGGGCTGTTCCGTGGGTTTGTCCCGTCTGAAAAGCTTGTGCTAACTCACAAGGGGCGCTCGTTTGAGTTGGCGCGAAAGCGCCGGGTCATCGAGTCAGGCCCGGTTGAGTATCTGTGCTGTGATGCGCTCCAGCAGACAATCAGCCGCATCTATCGCAGAGCGGGGATCAAAGGCGGCTCCAGCCATTCAGGACGGCGAACGCTGGCCTCGCGGGTGCTGGCGCAGACGGGGCGAATAGAAGATGTACAGCAGGTGCTGGGACATATCGATGTTGACCATAGTTGGCCGTATCTCGATGTAGACCCCAAAACGATTAGACGCGCATTTGAATTGGCGCTATGA
- a CDS encoding phosphoribosyltransferase, translating to MNKLGIGERAPWDDFPEVIRNGDLGALKNEPEYVAAKSGNMPAAFELVHRLLIDETVEAIRERIGDCKPVVLPVLAVEASGNNKIPLAMAEVLADRLGLDVSLNIIQSVKVGRTDSGADHRLAFNPTFEGEVTQGQKYLIVDDTLTMGGTVASLRGYVENRGGKVVAAAVMTAHEGTLKLPVKISMLASIESKHSSGMNQFWLETFGYEIDKLTQGEAGHLKSAKSVDAIRERILAARHEGIERLGANRIEAPTSSRGEGRSGVKVEQNYQEMLAIYTEAKHRQVESVETRLVNLIDQQRMRLQQTQSSHPGFFSMPRTRNTWKLSLIQQKSRLQTLQSRLEIVIEIKEGIGLYSMRVEELATRKMRAQNPELADNWDSLQQAKRQHQAPIKKQEQELKQDKKKRGGRTLGR from the coding sequence TTGAATAAACTCGGGATTGGTGAGCGAGCACCTTGGGACGATTTCCCCGAAGTGATAAGAAATGGCGACTTGGGGGCGTTGAAGAACGAGCCCGAGTACGTGGCGGCTAAGTCTGGCAATATGCCTGCGGCCTTCGAGCTGGTACATAGGCTTCTTATTGATGAAACGGTGGAGGCTATCAGGGAGCGAATAGGGGACTGTAAGCCCGTGGTTTTGCCTGTTTTAGCTGTCGAGGCATCCGGCAATAACAAAATACCACTTGCAATGGCAGAGGTGCTTGCTGATAGGTTGGGTCTGGACGTATCGCTAAACATCATACAAAGCGTTAAGGTTGGTCGAACGGATTCTGGTGCTGACCATCGTCTTGCGTTTAATCCTACATTTGAGGGAGAGGTCACGCAGGGGCAAAAGTACCTGATTGTTGATGACACATTGACAATGGGGGGGACGGTAGCCTCTTTACGAGGCTATGTAGAGAACAGAGGTGGTAAAGTTGTAGCTGCTGCTGTTATGACTGCACACGAAGGCACCCTTAAGCTCCCTGTCAAGATTTCCATGCTGGCCTCTATAGAAAGCAAGCATAGTTCGGGTATGAATCAATTTTGGTTGGAGACGTTTGGTTATGAGATCGACAAACTCACGCAAGGTGAAGCTGGACACCTCAAATCAGCCAAGAGTGTTGACGCTATCCGAGAAAGAATTCTTGCGGCAAGACATGAAGGAATCGAGCGATTGGGTGCGAACCGAATTGAAGCGCCGACGAGCTCAAGAGGCGAGGGACGTTCGGGGGTAAAGGTTGAGCAGAACTATCAGGAAATGCTGGCCATCTATACTGAGGCCAAACATCGTCAGGTAGAAAGTGTCGAGACTCGCTTAGTAAACTTGATTGACCAGCAGCGGATGCGATTACAACAAACGCAGTCGAGTCACCCCGGTTTCTTTTCTATGCCCAGAACCCGCAATACCTGGAAACTTTCCCTAATACAGCAGAAAAGCCGGTTACAGACTCTTCAAAGTCGCTTGGAGATTGTCATCGAAATTAAAGAAGGTATAGGGTTGTATTCGATGCGGGTTGAAGAGCTGGCAACAAGGAAGATGAGGGCACAAAATCCCGAACTAGCCGATAATTGGGATTCGTTACAGCAGGCAAAGCGACAACATCAAGCACCGATAAAAAAGCAAGAACAAGAACTGAAGCAAGATAAGAAAAAACGTGGGGGGCGAACCCTTGGGAGGTAA
- a CDS encoding ProQ/FINO family protein, whose amino-acid sequence MSRPILSLKRKTTSQPPSFPPAPVPAVTPAGPSDNPPQTKAQRKHQAWLARQEQARLEKLARKAENKQKSERERQEFEEQVVQSRTFLATLGLKAPMAVGSGKELLARFRQEGFSHKASKRAIREWVTSREYLETVLAASVRFNLDGSVASEVSELEKKYTISKLKKLDARSI is encoded by the coding sequence ATGAGCAGACCTATTCTGTCGTTAAAGCGAAAAACCACCTCTCAACCTCCCTCATTTCCCCCAGCGCCAGTTCCGGCAGTGACGCCTGCAGGGCCTTCTGATAATCCTCCGCAGACCAAGGCGCAGCGCAAACATCAGGCATGGCTGGCAAGGCAGGAGCAGGCAAGGCTGGAAAAGCTGGCCAGAAAGGCAGAGAACAAGCAAAAATCAGAGCGCGAGCGGCAGGAGTTTGAAGAACAGGTCGTACAATCCCGTACATTTCTGGCGACATTGGGTTTAAAGGCTCCTATGGCGGTAGGTTCAGGCAAGGAGCTGCTGGCGCGGTTTCGACAGGAAGGGTTCAGCCACAAAGCATCGAAAAGGGCTATTCGCGAGTGGGTGACCAGCAGAGAGTATTTGGAAACAGTGTTGGCAGCCTCTGTTCGGTTTAACCTGGACGGTAGCGTAGCCTCAGAGGTATCAGAGCTGGAAAAGAAATACACCATCAGCAAGCTTAAAAAACTGGATGCCAGAAGTATTTGA
- a CDS encoding ParA family protein, whose protein sequence is MAVIAFAQSKGGAGKTTACVTLVGELCRQASLSNSDIKVTLIDTDPNQHSAGWAKKDGCPKNLVLIEKSNEETVLDDIDAASSTTQFVLVDLEGTANFAVTQAISRADLVIVPCQASEDDAAEAARTIGLIRKQGRLLGRKIPCCILLTRTSAAIQTRLLKLIKQDFIDNGVHILDSSLIDREAFRAVRSYGGIVNDLDPTLVSGIDKAASNAKAYANDVKRMLIGGSHD, encoded by the coding sequence ATGGCCGTAATTGCGTTTGCACAGAGTAAAGGTGGGGCTGGTAAGACGACGGCTTGTGTAACACTGGTCGGTGAGTTGTGTCGTCAGGCATCACTATCAAATAGTGATATTAAAGTTACCCTGATTGATACAGACCCTAACCAGCATAGTGCAGGCTGGGCGAAAAAAGACGGGTGCCCCAAAAATCTGGTTTTGATTGAAAAATCCAATGAAGAGACGGTCTTGGATGATATCGATGCTGCCAGCTCGACGACTCAGTTTGTATTGGTTGACCTAGAGGGAACAGCTAACTTTGCTGTAACTCAGGCTATTAGCCGCGCTGATTTGGTTATTGTTCCTTGCCAGGCGTCCGAGGATGATGCTGCAGAAGCTGCTAGAACTATTGGGCTGATACGAAAACAAGGTCGATTGCTAGGTCGGAAAATCCCGTGTTGTATCCTGTTGACTCGTACAAGCGCTGCTATTCAAACCCGCTTGCTGAAACTAATTAAACAAGATTTTATCGACAACGGGGTACATATCCTGGACTCGTCGTTAATTGATAGAGAAGCTTTTAGAGCGGTTCGTAGTTATGGCGGTATAGTCAATGATTTAGATCCGACTTTAGTATCGGGTATTGATAAAGCTGCAAGTAATGCTAAAGCATATGCGAATGATGTAAAACGTATGTTGATTGGGGGAAGTCATGACTAA
- a CDS encoding recombinase family protein: MKVARIYMRVSSESQDLERQERLVSDAKAKGYYVAGIYREKASGARADRPELLRMIADLQPNDVVIAEKLDRISRLPLLDAEKLIQSIKNRGAKLSIPGVVDLSELVDDSSGVAQIVLDAIQNLLLRLALQAARDDYEDRRERQRQGIEQAKEGGKFKGRKANVQLHSFIVALRKSGESISLTAQKAGCSKATVKRVWQTYLQTQS; the protein is encoded by the coding sequence ATGAAAGTTGCTAGAATCTATATGCGTGTTAGTTCAGAGAGCCAAGACCTTGAGCGGCAGGAAAGGCTTGTTTCTGACGCAAAGGCCAAAGGTTACTATGTTGCAGGGATATACAGAGAAAAAGCCTCGGGAGCTCGTGCAGATCGACCTGAACTACTCCGCATGATTGCGGATTTGCAGCCTAATGATGTTGTTATTGCGGAAAAGTTGGATCGAATCAGCCGATTGCCGCTGCTGGATGCTGAAAAGCTGATCCAGAGTATTAAGAACCGAGGGGCAAAGCTGTCCATACCTGGTGTTGTGGATTTGTCTGAATTGGTTGATGATTCTAGTGGTGTTGCCCAGATTGTTTTGGACGCTATTCAGAATTTGCTTTTACGCCTGGCGCTTCAAGCTGCGAGGGATGACTACGAAGATCGGCGAGAGCGCCAACGACAGGGAATTGAGCAAGCCAAGGAAGGAGGGAAATTTAAAGGACGAAAAGCGAATGTGCAACTGCATAGCTTCATTGTTGCATTGCGAAAATCTGGAGAGTCAATCTCTTTAACGGCACAAAAAGCAGGATGCAGTAAAGCAACTGTAAAAAGAGTTTGGCAGACGTATTTGCAAACCCAATCGTAA